The following DNA comes from Emys orbicularis isolate rEmyOrb1 chromosome 13, rEmyOrb1.hap1, whole genome shotgun sequence.
tggcgcctatggctgtAATTGTTTAATTATAGCCTGTAGGGGTTCCAGTATGAGatagtaggtgacaactaggggtgtgtggcTGGAGGGGAGTTTTATTTCCATATTGAAACAAGTTCTCTCGGCCTATTCGGGTGGCCCATTCTATGATGTGATCTACttttctggtggagtgtccttgtttggtgaaggtggttttgtgTATTAAAGTGTAtgtcctggactttctcctcagagcatattctgcgGTATCTGACTGCCTGGCTCtagctaacagatttattggtgtgtttggggtagtCACTGGATCTGTAAAGGGAGGGGTGGTGATCCATAGATTTCTTGTATATAGTCCTCTGTaaggttccattgctgaagctgattgtggtgtccaggaagttgatgctactGTGGGAATGCTCTAGAGAGAGTTTAATAGATGGTGGTGGTTGCTGAAGTTGCGGTGGAAATCTGAGGTAGTTTAGGTCacctgtccagaggatgaaaatatcattgatgtatctcaggtatatcattcatttcatggtgcatttgtccacaTTCAGGGATGTGATTGATTAATTTTTGCCAATATAGTTATACCTGTaaagccctagtgtggatgcCGTTAAACTAGAATAAAGTGATCTTATACAGTGTAGTTTATTTCAGCTCCCAAACCGGAATAAGCTATGGTattataagcacttttataccaagGTAACGGCATCCAAAAATAGGGGGTTGTGCTACTTTATTTATGGCAACGCCGTTAAAGTGGCAAAGTCCTAAGATAACAAATTGCCTGAAGACTCCAGGCGTTGTGTACAATAGCAATACAGGGTGTAGTTACAGACACAATTTCCTGTACTTGgatttttacattattatttaagaTCCCCATAGTGTTTGCCTGGTGCACCAGAGCAATTCCCCATTAGATAATTTTCTATCTGTGTGAAGGCAACTTTTTTCTTGTGTGATGCTGCCAGAGCTTTCAGAAAGGGAGAGACAAGCAGTTGAGACAATAAAATTTGCATTAACTCCAACACAACCTCACCCAAAACTGAAGTATCATCTGTTGCATTCAACGTCTTTTCATACAAGAAGGGAAGGCATTTTAACTGGAAGCTAATGTTGATCTCCGAGGGGGGCTGCACCCTGAGTTCTGGATTTCTAATGAAAAATGCCAAGTGGAATTCAGTAGAAATTGTTGCGTTTCAAATGGTTTTGATGCAAAACCATGGGGACTGCATGACTTTGGCATGACACCATACATCAAATCCTGATTAGCTCAAAGGGCTCATGGACCTCAGCAATGTTTCTGTCACACATAGGTTGAGTTTTATGTTTGCAGCTTCCTGGTTTGTGGGGGTTCACTTATTACAGATTTGGTTTCGTCACAGAAGTTCAGATCTACTTGAATGTGGTATCCTCATTTTCTGGTATAGTGAAAGTAATAACACCACCACTGTGGCCTTCCCTAGCCCTTGCCACAGAGGGCCCTCACAGCCCTTTCAACAGCATCAGTTATTCGAGTATTGCAACTTGTGCTGGGTaggtatcatctccattttacagatgggtagcAAGCATAGAGGGAGGCTGAGGACAAGCTTTTCAAAAGTGGTCACACGCTTGTGTGCCTTTATCTTTGGGCGTGCAACGTGTGTTACCGACACATGCCTCAAACTGCCCCAAAACCGAGGCACCCAAAACCAACAGCCACTTTTTGGCAAAGGGTGCACTAATCGCTAGGCCAAACACACACAGTGCATCCGTGATAAAACAGGGAACAGAACCTAGAACTTCCAGGCAACGGCAggagtcctcggaccaatccccTCATAAACTCTGTCTCACTTCTGAATGGGACCAGACTAAGGGGCTTGTTTTTCCAGGGTACTATCATTTTGCTTGCCCAAAGTAAGGAGAAATAGGGAAGAAACCTTTCCCTGTAATCATGCTACAGAGCATTAGATCCACTTCCTCTCACCAGATGCTGCTATGCACCTTCTCACGCTGCCTGGGCGATTGCTGAGTTCTGCAGATACAGCTGCAGTAGTCTCCCACACTGATACCTCTTCCGGCCTCAGTGTTTCTCTTCTGGGGGACACCCCTCTGGTATGAGAACCTACGCTGCACAGGTACTGGTGCACATCCGAGGGATTGGTCCTCGTACGCTGAAGGTTTGAAATGCTGTCCACCATTGTCTCCCAAAAGGCTACGGTCTAACTGCCCCTCTTAGTAGCAATGCAGACACTGGCACAAGCAGCCTGCTCCCGGCCTGCAGGTGCagatctcccattgacatcagtgggaattaCTCACACGGGAGAGAATAGAATAGGCAGTAGAGGTTTGCCAGGCTGATCACACAGGAAAATTCTGCCTCTGTATAAACTCCTATGGTCAATATGTGCCCTCACTTacccccatccagccccattCATTTAAACCCCATTGAATTTGGCCTTTTACGATCTCGGGTcctagcttagtttgcatttcGAATTTGCTTTCATCCCCTGTGTGTCGCATGCAAGCTCACTCGTTGATACTTGAGTGTCTCCAAGAGAGAATCGATACCTTGAAAGAACTCTGCTGCCGAGGGTGAGAGGCCTGGGTCTCTTCACGCACCAGTTCTAGAACTGCGCTTTGCCAGATGTCAGTGCTGCTGAGTTACCCTAATGACCCAGACTCCAGATGAAGCCATTCCCTTCACTGCCATCCACAAAAACCCACTTTCAAAAAAGGGGCAGAAACATTATTTTCTTTCCCACGACACCCACTTGGCAGGCCTATTAGAGCGGTGTTTGACCAGGCCCCCCCAGCTGCGCTGATGTTAATCACTTTTCTCATTTTTAATCAGGAAAGACACTTCTTGAATGCACCTGTTCAGTTATTTAGCATGCTCTGTGTTTCCTGTTAATTGTCACTCATGCAAAGGCTTTATATTGTAAGGGGACACCCTAATATTTTTTAATGACCTTAAGCAAAGTGATTGACATTGGACACCAGTGTCAGATGTTCTGGTGACGCAACATGTTCTCCCAGTAGCAGGAAAGCTTCCTGCCGTGATTAAGTTGGTGCTATGAAAGTGCTAAAATGTGTTGTCAGCTTTCCTCTGATGCAAGCAGTTTTATTATCGTGTCAAGTAACCACGGAGTGTAGCAACGCAAATACTGACTCCAAACATCCCCTCCCACATGTAGAGCCTGCTCTATTTAAAACACAATGTGCGCTTCACAAGTCCCCAGATAAGTTAGGGAGTTTAGAAGCATAAgccctgctggggaggaggggaagaaagcaCTCAAGCCACAGTGCCTGGGTGGTATCAAGCCACGATCACTCCCAGGCCAGAGAGTGCCTGGGGAGGGATTCCCCTTACTGCACCTGTTCAACAGGTGTAGTCAGTGCTCCCATCTATGAAGCCATCCTGGCATGCAGGGAGATGAGGGTATGTGGGAAGGAATGGGATCATGCCAGGCCCTTGTGCAGATGCATTTGAGGGGGAAAGGCCTACCTACAAACTCTCTCCTCTTTAGCAAGTAGATTGAGGCACTTGTTCAGTTACAGCccaatgactttaatgggattttagcagaatttagcccattatgTTGATTACAGTGACCAGGGGCTGGGTGAGAAGGGTGGTCACCCTGGCCTCCAATGCCATTCTGTTGTGCTGCTTGGCTGCTGTCAGGCAGGGAGAGGGCACTGAAAACATTTTCCACCCTGGCCTTCAAAACACCTAGGGCCATCCCTGGTAGTGCCTCTGACCCTGTCGTTTCCCCTTCCCAATGTTTGCCTTTGTCTTGACCAACACTCCAGTCCTAGCTGACTTCTGGTTGTCATTTTCAAGCCCATTTCAGCCACTTGGGTCtcacaaaaaaatgaaaattctgcCCCTTGAACTGTAAGTGCCTGATACTGCAACCTGTCTTTCAGGCAAACAGAACTGCCATTAGCTTCAAGAGAAGATGTGGATCAGGGCTCTTGCGTTGGTCCTAGATGGAAAGTCATCTGCATTTATCTTTCATGCTATCCCTTgaacatgttttgttttgctttccttcTGGATCAACCCACCCAATTAACCAATGGAGCAAGACAACCTTGGAAGATAAAGCATTTCAGAGCACAGAGCTGTGCCAGTGGGACAAATACACCAGAAATGGTCTGTGTTCCACCCAGTTTTGAACAGAAAATGATTTTGTGTAACCTGAGCCTGTAGTTGATGGCAGATCTTGCCAGTTATCGGTGATTAAGTTGCCAGTGTTTGCCTGCCATGAATAATGACCAAAAAATTGTTTGCAAGGCTACAGCCTGTAAAAATATTCTATTAACTCAGAAGGGAACAGCGTGCCAAATAAAAACTGACTGCAGAGTCTTTACTTACTGCTGTAAAAACAGTATAGTCTTCAGTTACAatcctgttttgcttcagtcttttcAGTGGTGCAAGCTGCTTTTTAAAGCAGTAGATTGCATTTTATCTCCTTTCTTGCAAAGGCCTTGGATCTCTTGATGAACAGTTAAGGTTAGAGGGCTGACCAAAGGGactgtgtaaaaatggcaccttcttagtCCACAAATCTGCTCGCTGTGTGTAGTCAGTCAAATCtttatttttcctcatttttgaAAGCAGTTAAGCTCGTGCGTAAGTCCAACCCTAGTCAGGACAGCATTTAAATGTGTGCCTAAATGCAATACTGAATAGGGGTGCTTTCCTAAATCAGGGCCCTACCCTAACTCTACTAGATGTTGTCCATACAACTATAAAATATAGaaacctcttcccccctccccctacaTCCACACACATCTGGAGAATGCAAGATAATGTAAAAgggtattttgttttaattctgagCCCCACTGCATAGTATTAGGGGCTGTGCCTTTAAGGACTGAGATTCTCAGACAGAGTCTGGGCAGGATTGAGTGACGCTCCTGTTATGGACAGCCAGTTGGAACCAGACACCGAATAAAGCAAAGCTCTTGCAAGCACCTTAAGCACTGAGTGACCATAGAATACCACGCATCATACAAACAGTCCCAGGTGCAAGTGCTTGCTACTGTGAGTAGATCCAATGACACCAGTGGATCTACTTGTGGTGCTGAGCACTACAGCTGGTATTGAGtatctgcaggattgggccctacataTCAAAACAGAGTGGTAATTACGAGGCTGATCCCACATATATTTATGTACATGAGTAACATGGGAGTAACCCCATCGACGTCATAGTACAAACGCTATTGCTGACATGCATAAGTCTTCGTAGGACTGAGCCTTATAATTTTGATGTAGCTCCATCTTTACTGAAGACGTAAATAAGGAAAACTCCTCAGATCACGCATAGGCTTTGTAAGTATAGACGAGACAGGGCAGTCTGTGTTCAAAATTATTAGCACAACTATTGCTCTAcaaagggatgttgtgaaaagAAGATCGTGAAGCTCTGGGATTGAAGCTGAAAGGACAAGCTGTCCTGATCACAATGAAAAATGCCAGACTTTCTAAAGCTCTAGCAGCACTgaatgtttattattttaaatgaaatgtacatttttaatcttttttatcAAAATCATCAAAAGTGCTAAATCTGACCACTTTAATTTACAAAAAACTCACTTTTTTTTAAGCTATACTCATACCTCGTTATTTATGTTGGACAAATATAATTACAGATAGCTACCTACCTCTATTcaatagtaaaacaagtttaatattactgttttttttaaaaaagtaccaCTGATAACTCATAGGAACAAACCAAAATGACCTGCCATCCTCACATCAGCTTATTGAGCAATCACAGTTgtttttttcatgtttgtttgtttttccctagAACAACGCAAGTCAAAGGCAATCTAGCCACATGGGGTTTTTTTGTCATCTGTTCAAATGCTACAATTCCTCCCTTGGTCAGACCTCACAGTGCGTATTATTTTTAAGCAGGTTTCTGGCACATCAGATCGGGTTAagttattttcttgtttgttaaCCGGGCTCCCTTTCCAATAGTATCTGAGTGTTGACTAATTCTCTCGACTGCAGTTATGACAAATTTGTTTtctgtgaaggaaaaaaaaaatccacctttttcccccctctgtcttGGAAGAAATATCACTTTTTATAAGTCTGTGAAAAGACAGATGCTAACAATTCCAAAGATGCTCCTAGAGTCTCTCAATCCAACCCATTTTCATTCCAATCCAGTCAAAAACCTTCTGCGGTCTGACTTATCAATAAATAGTCAAATTGACTTACAAGGGAGCTCTCTTCTGTTCGATGTTTTCCTGGTAGTCTCTCTAACCAAACAAGCTTCTCTGATTCGCCACAAGCGCTGTCTGACTCTCTCGCCTTTTGGCTTTCTTGTGCTGTTGCCTGATTTTCCAGCACAAGGCGCTAGAAGCCAGCAAGAGGAGTCCAGATGACAAGAGGACCAGTCCAAACACTGAGATGATTGAGCCGTGGGAATTGAAACTGTACGCCACGGCGGTGACCACCACTCCAGCTATAAGAATGACCACGCCAAAGGGGATAGTGCAACGGTAACAGGACAGCTCCGCTCCTCCGGTTGCTGCAGTCAGTTGGCACTCGCTGACCAAAGGGACAGTGGTTACCACGCAGTCATTGTTATTGCTCTTCTCCATCGTTACAGGTTCAGGATGCTTTGGAGCTCCCAGAATCTCTTTAATGGGCTCGTCTGTCATCTTGTGCTTCTGAACTTTCTAGGCAAATTCTTAGGCTTGACCAGGTTCTGCTGAATATGCCTTACACTGTGGAAAGAAGATGCAAGCATTCAGCTGACAAGTCTTTACTATTACGCACATTTATGGTACACAGAAAGGTCCCAGTTGTGCTAGATGCTGCACAAACATCGCATCTTTGATCGTGCAAAGATTTATGTCTGGgcttaactttcagcatgtgaGTATTTCCTCTTGACTGCAGTGGACTGGAGTTGATTTTAAGTGGGGGCTACTCCCAGgcctgaagttaagcacatgtataagtcTTTGaaggaactgagccacagagctAGACAAACGCTTGCCCTGAAGGGTCTTGGGCCAAATCTTGTCAACTATATCTGTACAACCTAAAGTCAATGAGCTGGTGCAAAATAGATGTGACTTCTTAGACCTCAGTGGGATTGCACCTGCTTATGTTATGGAATTTGGCACAGTGAGTTTGCTTgtgtgtgagagcagaatttggctagtctcttcacatttttaatatataggcATTGCTGATCACCATGGCATCTAcatttaggccccgatcctggaAAGACTCAAGCACCCATTTAACTCTAAGCTTCTGAATagttccactgagttcaatgaggCTAGTCACCTACTTAAAGTTAGGTACATTAGTAAGTCTTGAAGGCTTGGGGCTTTAAAAGAAGGGGGAGGGTCTGATGCATTTTCACCCAAAGTACATAAAGCATCTaggcagtttaaaataaaaatataaactagCAAACAGTAAGATAACAGCTTGATCCTGGGagattgagttttttatttttataacaattATCTGCTCTTCcttctattattttatttatacatataaataaaacCAGGAAGCTTTTTACCATAATAAGTCTGATCTTTATTAATGGTTTATAAGTTATTAGATTCCACATCCTTTGTACTTTTCTTGCGTCTTTCTTCTCAATACATAAATAGCAGCTCGCTGACTCTAGATCAACGGATATCACCCGTCAGTAGGGAATATGTCAAATAAGCAATACTACGTATTTATTTAGTTTCATAACACAGTGTTGCAACTTCCATAACTGTACTTAACTTGCATTCCTCCTGAGAGACTGCATGTGTATTGGTTCTCGGAATCATTTTATTACAGCTTCTTTGAAAGCAAATCATGACAAGCATacaaaagggccagattctgccccctttactcacactgagtaataactgagtagccccattgagcTAAGTAagactttgcagaatcagggcctagatGCAGACAGGAAGTCAGTAAACAGTAATACTATCTATCaatttttaatgggaattggacaTTCAAATCCCCAGGCGACACTGAAAATCTCAACCTAAATACATCTACAGTATAAACGCACAGTTTTGATCAAACCTATTTTGACGGTTCTAATATCGATTTCAATTTCCAGCCTTGGGTTGGAAGATGAGTTTGAAGCTGTCCATGTAATGAATGACTAGTTCAGAGAATAAACTTCTCATTCCATAGgtcaaatattttactttttgtttgttttttaaatgaacaaaagtTACTTCTTTCTTTTAGGCTCTGCCACTGACGACAAGTAGAACTGCTTGTGTGAGTAACATTAAGTGTATGTGTAAACTGGTGCATGCTCAGGGccttacaaatatttaaaacgcatctgggattttcaaaagaaaataaggGAATTAGGTGACCAAATGGGATTTGAGCACCTAACTCCTACAGGCTCAGTTGAAAATCCTGGGCTGTGGGCTCTCTGGAGCAGGAACTGCCCTTGTTTTTTATCTGCATGAGACCTAGCACAACAAGGCTCTCATCTCATCCTTGTTCTGGGTTCCTAGACACTACGGCTATGCAGTAATGTGCAAGGTGACTAGCACAGTGGAATCCAAGTGCTGGGAAATACCAATGGCTGCTTTATTTTAAACTATTCCAACTCTCCCCTTTCATCCAGACTCTCCCaacaccccagcccccaaatcTCTGCTTGTTTTGTAGATTTGACAGCTCACATTTCTCACCCACTGAGGCTGGGTCTGTCCCCTATTGGCATTGAACAATAAGCTGTCTCTCGAGTTTGAAAACTCCAGCCTAAAGCTCTTAAACTGCCCAACTGACCACTACGGCAATCCTTAATGGGACACGGTCAGCTTGCCTGCAACTTAGCACGCTTTGGCTGCGTCTACACTTGCAGCaaaggggtgtgattcccagctcccgCAGACACACTcacgctagctctcattgagcgaGTGCGCCAAAAacagtagcatgggcagcagcgaGCAGTGACACAGGCTGGCAGCCTCCCAGTGACAAACCTGCCTGGATCCCATGGCTACGCACGTGAGGCTGCCGCTCGCTGTTGATCATGCTACTGCGTCTACATACTATTCATAGTGCACTAGCTCGATGGGAGCTAGCACATATATATCACACCCCCACATCACAATCACACCCGCAGCTTCAAGTACAGAAGTAGCCGTAGAGGACTCCAGAGATTGCGATAAATCTGGAGTTAAAGTGTGCTCCAATTAATAATGAATTGCATCGCATATACGCAGGCATTTTCAGACTGTAAATACCCTGGGTACACATGCCCCTTCTTCGTTTAATGAACATATAGTCTCAGACCCTACACCTGTCCCTGTGCACCCCCTGCCAATTTTGGTGGGTTAACAATCAGATTCGCCTGTTTCGATTACAGTGTGTTTTCTTTCCTGAGACCATGTGGCAAAACTTTACACGCACACCCTTCTGCCCTGCAGTGAGCACGGCTTGGGCTGATCTCCATTGACATCCATGGACCTCCACACAGTCTTTCTGACCAGTCAGGTGCATCTGACTAGACAACATCTGGGACTGTCAAAGGAGGCCATCGGAGTTCAGTGCACACATCCAATTTGCTTGGAAGGACAAGCTGAAGGAATGGAGAAACACCCACTTTTCCCTTGAATCTTGCTGTTATAATTCTCTTAGGTaagggggttctcaaactgggggccaggactgctcagggggttgcaagctgtcaacctccacctgaaaccccgctttgcctccagcatttataatggtgttaaatatataaaaaagagtttttaaatttataagggggggggggcgtcgcactcagaggcttactatgtgaaaggggtcaccagtacaaaagtttgagaaccactgtcttaggtGTTACTAAAAATTGCCAGCAAAAAGTCCTGGGTCTGATCCTCTGTTGCTCTACCCTGTGAGCtgtgacttacaccagtgtaaagatGTGAAATGCTACTGAGTCAGACTGGTGCCAATGTATATTCAATATGTACCCTTGTAAGTCACTACAGGAGGAGCGGGGCAATGGAGAACATGACTCAGAATGCTGTTTTTTAGCTTTGCTAGTGGGTCAAAACCTTTGTGTTATTTTAACTCCATTTCTTTCGTCTTAAACTTCCCAGACATTATAAAAAGACATTATTTACCACATCTCCCACAATAATGATTTAGCACATTTGGACTTGATCCATAGCCCACTGACATCAGCAGGGAagttcccattcacttcaacaggcttttggattaggccctgtcataactataaagggaagggtaacagctctcctgtgtacagtactataaaatccctcctggccagagactccaaaatccttttacctgtaaagggttaagaagctcaggtaacctggctgacacctgacccaaaggaccaataaggggacaagatactttcaaatcttgggggggggggggaaggcttttgtttgtgctctttgttttggttgtagttcgctcttgggactgagagggaccagacatcaatccaggttctccacatctttctaaacaagtctctcatatttcaaacttgtaagtaaacagccaggcaaggcgtcttagttttcctttgttttctcaacttgtaaatgtagcttttactagagtgtttatctctgtttgctgtactttgaacctgagactagaggggggtcctctgagctctttaagtttgattaccctgtaaagttattttccatactgattttacagagatgatttttacctttttctttaattaaaagccttctttttaagaacctgattgattttcccttgtttttagatccaagggggttggatctgtattcaccaggagttggtgaaaggaaggaagggggatggttaatttctccttgttttaagatccaagggggttggatctgtattcaccagggaattggtgaatgtctctcaaggctacccagggaagggaattagctttgggatggtggcagcggaccagatctaagctggtagttaagcttagaagttttcatgcaggcccccacatttgtaccctaaagttcaaagtggggaagcagccttgacaggcccataataaactttttattttccaaaacatTCATTGTACCTCTCCTTTAAATGCCTGTTGCTGACTACCTAGCGTCCCTGTCCCTCTGCTTCCGTCAGTCTGTTATGTACATTTCTAATAAGCATTGTATCACCCTGGTGCATAGTCTCAAACGTCACAAAGTTAGGACAAATATATGCATACTAAAAATATTATGGGAAGAAGCTAACTTGCCTGCCCAGTAAGCAAACTCTGTgtcaaacaacaaaaatgaacaATATGAAACATAAAATCCTCCTTAAAAAGTACCAAAATCACCTACAGCCTGACCCTGACCCCAGCCAACtctttggcaaaactcccatttgacttcaaaggggcagGATACGTCTCTACGTTAGAGTATAAGTGCACAAATATTCATTTACAAAAATATGCTAAGCCACCTTGAGTTACTGGAACAGAAATAAATAAACTGTTCCAAATGCATGTAGTAAACATACACACTCCTGGAAaagcaagggccagatcctcagcccgtGTGAACTGATGAAGATCAAGTGAAGTCAATCCTGATTGACGTCACCTGGGCAACACACCCCGGGTTATAAAGTAGGAACGTCTAGGAAGGGCACACTAACAGTACCAACACGATTGTGCCATTTAGTTTGCTTTTAGTGAATACACGTTTCTTTGTATTCAGTTTTTTTCCAAGCAGCTATTTTTACTTGGGCAAAGGTGTTACAGTAGTTATTCTACAGGTAAAGCTATAGAAGGGGTAGAGGAATGTTTTACTTTAGTATCCAGTAATAAATGTAAGATGAGATTTACTTAAAAGAGCTGAAAACAATATCCAGCTGTGTGCACCTACCATGTCCATCTGAAATCCATCACAGCAAATCACTTGGTAagtggctgggatggggggcaggggagttggTTTTAAAAAAGCCTCCTCTGTCAATTTGAGGCAAAGTCAGGCAGCAGAAAGAGCAGCTCCGGGCTTTGAGGTGTTAGTTGTTGCTGGATTATGGATTGGACGCGATATGGCTCTAGCATGGAGGTTTCCTACAAGAAAAGAGTTTGGGTAAAATCAGCCCTTCAAAACAAGGCTCCTGCAAGGAAATAAGGGTCTGCTCTACACTGGCTTCTGAACAGGCCGGGGGACTGACTTTCTACCTCCCTCGCTCTGCTCTTTAGTGCCGATTTCCTTGGCGGCAGCAGCCTCTTGCTTTTGACCTGGTGTTTTTCC
Coding sequences within:
- the TMEM100 gene encoding transmembrane protein 100; translation: MTDEPIKEILGAPKHPEPVTMEKSNNNDCVVTTVPLVSECQLTAATGGAELSCYRCTIPFGVVILIAGVVVTAVAYSFNSHGSIISVFGLVLLSSGLLLLASSALCWKIRQQHKKAKRRESQTALVANQRSLFG